One Fictibacillus halophilus genomic window, AGTGCTTTTACATCGGGCTGAAGCAAAGAGCAAACATGAAGAAGGAAACATGGTAGAAGTCTTTTTATATCAAGATCATGAAGGAAGACTTGCTGCGACGGAAACCATTCCAAAGGTTCGTCTCGATACATTAGCTTGGCTAGAAGTAGCAGGCGTGAATCGGAAATTAGGGGTATTTCTTCATATCGGCATTAAAAAAGATATTCTATTATCAAAAGACGATCTTCCAGAATCATGGGATGAATGGCCGCATCTTGGCGACCGTGTATATTCTGGGATGAAGTTGGATAAAAAAGGCCGCATATTTGCTGACTTAGCTACGGAAGAAGAGATGGTAGAACAAGCACAAGCGGCAACAGAAGAAATGTTTAATCAACAAACGTCAGGATATGTGTATAAGATAAATGAAGCGGGCGTACTCTTGTTTACTGAGTCAGAGCACATCGGATTCATTCATAACGATGAGTTAAAGGTGAAGCCACGTCTTGGGCAGAAGCTTGGAGCGCGTGTAGCATTCGTTCGGGAAGATGGAAGAATGAACTTATCGATGAGAGCAAGAAAGGAGATCGCGTACAATGAGGATTCTGAACGCATCTATCAATATTTAAGAGAAAATAAAGGGCAGATGCCTCTTACAGATAAGTCATCTCCAGAAGAGATCAAAGAGACTTTTCAGATGAGTAAAGCGGCATTCAAACGTGCCCTCGGTAAGCTTATGAAAGAAGAAAAAATCATTCAAGAAGACGGAAAAACATATCTGCAAATCTAAGGAGAGGAACCTGTTATAGGTTCTTTTCTTGTTTTTTGGTTCTTACTTTTCTTAAAGACTTTATAGCCCATTGAACATCAGGATTTGCAATGTCCTTCATTGGGTAAAATAAGCGTAGAGAAAGGTGGAATCACTTTGAAAAAAAATCTAGGTTTTTGGGTTTTAACAGCTCTCGTAGTAGGAAATATGGTAGGATCGGGTATCTTCATGTTACCCCGATCATTAGCAGAAGTAGCAAGTCCATCTGGTGTATTAACAGCCTGGCTGATTACAGGTTTTGGTGTGTTAATGACAGCCCTTGTTTTCGGAAATCTGAGTTTAAGAAAACCGGAATTAAATGGAGGACCTCAAAACTATGCGAAGGCCCTGTTTAAAGAGGATTCTCAATCCTCACTATTAGCAGGATACCTTGTAAGCTGGGGATATTGGGTGGCAAACTGGTCAGGAAATGTAGCAATCATCACCACGTTTGCAAGTTATCTTTCTACTTTTTTTCCTGTTATGACGAACGGAAAGATTTTATTCACCGTGATGGGAACCTCTGTGAAAGTAGGAGGAGTCATCACCTTTATTATCTGTTCTATTCTTTTGTGGAGCGTACACTTTTTGATTCTAAACGGTATAGAGGGTGCAGGAAAGGTAAACTTTATTGCTACTTTGGCAAAAGTTTTAGGATTTTTACTATTTATACTTGCTTGTCTATTTGCATTCCAAAGCAGCAATCTCGTTCCTTTTTATGAACCGATCGAGAGTGAAGGTGGCGTAACATCAGGCTTTCTATCACAGATAAATAACGCTGCGATCGCAACACTTTGGGCATTTGTAGGGGTAGAATCTGCCGTTGTTTTTGCGACGCGTGCTAAAAAGAAAAGCGATGTAAAAAAAGCAACGATCCTTGGACTAGTTATCGCATTAGCTTTGTATTTAAGTATTACTTTGTTAGTCATGGGAACATTGCAGCAAGAGGAATTAATCAACTCTCAAAAACCACTTGTTGATTCATTGATGGCAGCTATAGGACCATCTGGCAGTATGATCATGGCTGTCTTAGGGGTGGTATCACTATTGGGAGCGACTGTAGGTTGGGTTTTACTTTCCGCCGAAGTCCCTTTTCAAGCAGCACAGCAACGAATGTTTATTGCAAACTTTTTGAAAGAGAACAAAAAAGGCGCACCGGTTTTCTCTCTTTGGATCACGAACCTTTGTACACAGCTTTTCTTGTTTTCTGTTATATCTCAGTCGATGGCGTCTGCCTTTGATTTTATGATTTTTATTGCGACATTAGCTTTTCTCGTTCCATACTTGTTCGCATCTCTTTATCAGTTGAAGCTCGTTATGAGAGGTGAGACGTATGAAAAATCCGGGAGGAACCGAACGTCAGATGGAATCATTGCTGCTATTGCTGCCATCTATTCGTTTTGGGTCATCTATGCAGGAACAGCAGACCTCAAAACCTTTATGTTCGGAATTGCCTTACTTGCCTCTGGAATATTGTTTTACCCTTTTGTTCCTAAACAAACGGAATCCATCAAAAAACCGGCTGAATAATAGCCGGTTTTTTTATAAAGTTGTTTTCTGAAAGATTGTTGCTTTTAAGTTTTTTTCCTTTTTAGACTTTTGATTGTAGTGGAAGGTGCGTGCCTACCACCTGAGATCCTTCTTGCAAGGCATGCGACGAGGAAGCAAACTACGGTAGCTTTAACTTGTAGACGCAGAAGCAAGGAGCATAACTGGGCAGGTGAGACACTTATACGTGAAACGTACGAATGTGGCTCACCGCCTGCCCCGCGGAAAGCGAGCATCTGCAACGGAAATCAACTACTTTCAAAAACAACAATGAATACCAAAACAGCCTTTTATCATTATGCACCTTTACGAAGGCCAGACCCTGTATTTGCTTTTACTAAGATTTCATTAAACTTATCAACGTCAGATGGTTTAGATAGCATCGTTCCGATGATAGCGCCTAAAAATCCAAGTGGAATGGATACGATTCCTGGATTAGCCAGTGGAAAAATTGCTTCTCCAGTAAGAATTGCGGCTCCTTCTACAGGAGACCAGACACTAGGTGAGATCATAACCAAAACAAGTGAACTTATGAGTCCGACTAACATTCCTGTTACGGCACCTGCTGTATTGAAGCGCTTCCAAAATATCGTTAAAAGGATGATAGGAAGATTCGCGCTAGCTGCTACAGCAAAGGCGAGAGATACTAGGAATGCAACATTTAATTTTTGAGCGAATAATGCCAATATGATGGATACGATCGCTACGCCAACTGAAGCCCACTTTGCGGCTTTCATCTGTTCTTTTTCTGAAGCATGACCTTTTCTGATGATATGTGTATAAAAGTCATGAGCAAAAGCAGAAGCAGCTGATAATACGAGTCCTGCTACGACTGCAAGAATAGTAGCAAATGCAACAGCTGAAACAAAAGCAAATAAAAACTCTCCTCCCAGTACTTCTGCTAATAGTGGAGCAGCCATATTTCCTGCAGCATTAGCAGCTACAATCTGATCTTGTCCAACAAAAGCTGCGGCACCAAAGCCTAAAAAGATCGTCATGATGTAAAAAGCTCCAATCAACCAAGTTGCGTAAACGACCGATTTTCTAGCAGTAGGAGCATCTTTTACCGTAAAGAAACGGATAAGAATATGGGGAAGTCCGGCTGTTCCTAATACAAGTGCTAAATTTAAGGAGATCGTATCAAGCGGGTCTTTAAATTTATTACCTGGGTTCAAAAACGATTCGCCTAGAGGAGTGGCGTTTTTTACTTGATTGAACATTTCTGTAAAGCTGAAACCAAATTTAGCGAACACCATGACAGAGATGATAAACGTACCGAGCATCAATAGTATAGCTTTTACGATTTGTACCCATGATGTTGCTGTCATCCCACCGAAAACAACGTAAACCGTCATGAGAACACCAACGATAAGTACAGAATATATGTACTCAATACCTAGTAAAAGTTTGATGAGGGCTCCAGCACCTACTAATTGAGCGACCATATAAAATGTGGAGATCGCCATCGTATTCAGTGCTGCAACACCGCGAACCTTTTTATCATTAAACCTCGCAGCGATCATATCAGCCATCGTATATTTCCCTAGATTTCGAAGAGGCTCAGCCACTAAGAATAGAACAACTAAATATGCCACAAGAAAACCGATGCTGTAAAAAAAGCCATCAAAACCAGATAGAGCAATCGTGCCCGCAATTCCCAGGAACGATGCTGCTGACATATAGTCTCCGGCAATGGCAAGACCATTTTGCATTCCGGTCAATCCGCCATCTGCTGTGTAGAAGTCACTCGTTGTTTTTGTTTTCTTAGAAGCAAAATAGGTAATGACTAAAGTAAGAGCGACGATTCCTAAAAACAAAGAAAATGCTGTACCATTCATGAGGAAGCCTCCTTATCCATATCTGCTACAACTTTTTCAGCGAGTTCGTCAAAGCGCTTTGCTCGTTTCGTATAGATCATACACAGAGCCCACGTCATGATGAACTGAGCGAATGCAAAGATCCAAGCCCATGTAATATCTCCGACCGCTTTACGGTTTAATACATCTGTGTAAGCTGTTAGGATAGGAAGGCTGAAATAAAACAGTAAAAAAAACACGGTCATTGGCAGGATGAAACGTTTTTTCTCAGCCATTAATTGCTGAAATTGGTTCGTGTTAACGACTTCGCTGTAACTTGAGTGTTCAAAATTTTGCTGTTTTTTTGGTAACAATGCATTTCCTCCTCTTATTAAAATGAATGATAGTTAATCATTACACCTCCTTTTACTGAATAATCTTTATTTTCTGATAAAATCAACTTCTATTATATACGGAGGAACGTTATGATTCAACGGGAATCGTTCTTGAAGTTAGAAGGATTTAATGCGATGATTTGCGTATTATTAAATAAGGGCAAAAACAGGAGAGAGGTGTAAACATCATGAGTCTTGTCTTAGTTAAACTTGGAATGTCGGCATTCTTCGGATTGATCATCGGTATAGAGAGGGAGTTGAAAAATAAACCCGTTGGTCTTAAAACGAGCCTTGTTATCTCCATCAGCAGTTGTTTGCTCACGATTGTTAGCATAGAATCTGCTAGACAATTTTCACTTTTATCTGGTCAGACGGTCATGGACCCTATGCGTTTAGCAGCTCAGATTGTTAGTGGGATTGGCTTTCTTGGAGCAGGTGTTATTTTAAGGAGAAGCAACGATGTGATATCAGGACTAACAACAGCAGCAATGATATGGGGAGCATCAGGACTAGGAATTGCCGCCGGAGCGGGTTTTTATAAAGAGGCTGCTGCAGGTGCTTTTTTAATTCTTATCAGTGTCGAACTGATTCCTCTAATCATGAAATGGATCGGTCCTAAAGCATTAAGGCAGATTGATATTAAGTTAAAATTAGTCGTTAATCCAGACACGATCATGAGCGATGTGATGAAAGAAATCAATGAGCTGAAAGTAAAAATCGTGAATGTTCGAATAAAGGATCTTGAGAATGACTACAAAAAAATGGAGATGGCAGCCTCCATCTATGAAAAAAGGTATACCACCGATTTATATGATGATGTAAAAAAGATTGATGGGATTCGTAGTGTAGAGATTGAAACACTTGGTTGATTTAGGTTATGTGTCTAACGAACATGCTTTGGATGCATCCCATACATGGTAAACAGTGCTCGTTTCATCCTGCCAAGTTAGAGCAGAAAGGTTAAGAGTGGGCATCATACCGCTTGAAAAATACACTCAAAGTCAGTTTCATTTGTAAGGATAATAAATTAGTATAGGGAAAAGGGTGACTGAACATGTCACCCTTTTTTTAATATCTTATCAAGTTCTTGTCATGAGCATTGCTTTTATAATATTGAACCATTGATCCTACATACTCTTCAAACGGCCGACAAGTAATTCCTGACTCTACAAGATCATTTATGAGTTGTGAAGTATCATATATGGCATCATGAGAAAAATAAGAAAGAGTTTCAAGCGGGACACCGAGCCACTTCGAAACATATGAAATGGATAAACATCGTTCGGCTATTCTTCTATTCAACGTCCAGCTTGGTTTTTTTCCTGAAAGCTCCTGACACAAAAGAGTATATGCTTCCTCTATAGAAGGCGAATCTGGACTAAGCACATGATACGTTTTGGATTTTCCAACAGAATTGTGCATGAGAAACAATGAAGCATCGATAATAAAATCTACTGGAACAAGATGAATCTTAGAAGTTGTCCTTCCAATATAGGGAATAGGGAATTTTGCTAGCCGCTTTATGAACTGCATCATAAAATAAGGACCGTCAAACTTAAGAGTTTCTCCTGTTTTTGAATCACCTACAATAATACCAGGTCGGATAATCGTTATCGGCAGTTCATTCATCATATCCCTAACAAGTATTTCTGCTTCGTGTTTTGTCTGTTCATAATAATTACGAAATTGACTAGGCATGCATATGTCATTTTCCATGATCATTCCTTTTTCATCTCCGGAAACGTAAGCTGTACTAAAATAACAAAAACGCTTTAACTTCTTACATTTCCTAACAAAATCTAAGGCGTTTTTGGTACCAATCACATTGCAGAGATAAGCAGGTTCATAAGCAACGGTTAGATCATAAAGAGCTGCAAGATGTACGCAGTGAGTAACACGTTCATATAGATCTTCAACCATGTTAGAAGCTAGACCGAGATCGTGTTTTGTAATATCTCCTTCAATTAGATGAACGTTTTTGAGGTGCGGTCCCAATTTTCGCTCCGCAATTTCTCGTTCATGCTTTAAAATTAATAAATAAAAAGTAGACGAAGGATACTTTATCTGAAGAGCACTTACAAGCTTAGAAGCTATAAATCCTGGGTAACCGGTGATAAAATAGGTATGGTTCATCCATATACACCTCAGCTCATGATAAGATTAGTTTATTAGTATCAGAAAGGACCGTAACACATGAATAAGAAAACAGTTATTGTTGCAGGCTCAAGCGGATTAGTAGGAAAAGAAGTGGTAAAGCAATTATTGATTGATCCTTTGTGTAAAGAGATCATTTTGCTAGTTAGAAAGTCTTCTGGAATAAAGCATGAAAAGATAAAAGAAGTTATATTTGATTTTACATCATCTGATTACAGCATAGAACTTGCCGAAGCAGATGTCATGTTCATCTGTATCGGTACAACGATGAATAAAGTAAAATCAAAAAAAGCATTTGAAGAAGTAGACCTACATATTCCAATTAAATTAGGAAAACTTGCTCACAAGTTAAATATACAGCATGTTTCTGTTATTTCAGCTATGGGTGCTCATGCAAAGTCTACGTTTTTTTACAATCGAGTAAAAGGTAGTATGGAGTCTCAGTTGATCTCGATGGACATCCCATCTTTGACGATCGTTAGGCCGTCTTTATTATTAGGGGATCGGGAAGAGTTCAGGTTTGGAGAAAGATTTGCTGAAAAACTATATAAGGCTCTGCCTTTTATCTATCCTAGTAAATATGAACCGGTTGAATCAAGTTCTGTTGCAAGAGTGATGATACAAGAAGCTTTTAACACCCGCAATGAAACAGTAAAGATTATTGAGAACAAGAAGATTCATGAGATAAGCAGAAACATTTTAAAAAGCTAGTCTGTTTACGCTATAATAACATTGTATGTAAATGAATCGTTTTCAGGAGGAATATAACATGAATGCTTATGAAGAATATATGAAACAGATGGCTCAGCCGATGAGAGACGAACTAACGCGTGCTGGATTTGAAGAATTAAAGACACCCGAAGAAGTAAATTATTTTATGCAAGAAACAGAAGGTACTGCACTAGTCGTAATCAACTCTGTTTGTGGATGTGCGGCTGGTCTTGCTCGTCCGGTTGCCGTTGCATCTTTAAACCATACGGTAAAACCTGACCAATTTGTGACTGTTTTCGCTGGCCAAGATAAAGAAGCGACAGCTCAAATGAGAGAATTTTTTGGAGAGATTCCACCCTCTTCTCCTTCGATGGCTGTATTAAAAAATGGAAAAGTCGTTCATTTTATTCATCGTCATAACATTGAAAATCATGCACCTGAAGAGATTCTTGAGAATCTTCTCGGGGCATATGATGAGCATTGTTAATCACTACATCTCGTATAAAGGGAACTATAAACAATAAGAAAGAGAGAAGCTGATCTGCTTCTCTCTTTCTTTTTTTAGATATGATGACTTAATGAGATGAGGATGAAGATGAAGATGAAGAGGAAGATTCGTCACAGTCGTATTCTTCTTCTTTACAATGAAACGCAGTAGCACCGATAATGATCAACAGGATGAATAGAACAACAATAATTAAAAAGCCGCATCCGTGTCCATAGCCACCATAACCTCCACCATGATAATCACCATGATGAATCGGCATGTTCGCTACCGGTTTCATGTTGATGTTCATATTGTCACCATAAGGCATATTCATTTTTTTATTTTCCATTTCAGTCCCTCCAAATATTTAAGTCTAGGTCAACGTCACATTACACCATATGACCGAAACACCTAAACGGACACGGACAAATGCGGAGTTTTTAGTGAAATCGCCTGTACTTTTTTAGGAGAAGAGCCTATTTTTCGACTTTTATCAGAAAACCCTAAGAAAAAGGTGGGAAGTCAACCTTGTCCTTGATAATTGAACATCATCTGTATAATAACGATTTAATTAATCCATAAAAAAAGAACCGTTCTATTAAAAGAACGATTCTTAGATCCATTTTACTTTAGGCTCTGTTTTCTTAGCGATTCTTACAATGTTTTGTCTATGTCTATAGACTAAGAAAAGTGTAAAACCGATTAAGATATACGTTGTCAGCCAATCACCTGCAATGAAAAAGCTTAGTACCACTGAGCCAACTCCAGCCATGATGGACGATAGAGAAACGTATTTACTTATGTATAATGTTAAAAAGAAAGTGAACAAGACGAGTACAAACAATAACGGTTGAGCGAATAATAAGACGCCACCAGAAGTAGCAACTGCTTTACCGCCTTTAAATTTTGCGAACACGGGGTAACAATGCCCAATAACAGCAGGTACTCCTGCAATGAGAGGATGAAGATCCACATCCAGCAATATAGGCAAGCTTGCAGCTAGTGTTCCTTTTAAAACATCAGCTGCTGAAACGATAAAACCAGCTTTCTTTCCTAATGTTCGAAATGTGTTCGTACCGCCTAAGTTTCCGCTTCCATGTTCTCTAATGTCAATGCCATATCCAATTTTTCCAACTAAGAGTGCAAAGGGGATCGAGCCGAGTAAATAAGAAAGTAAAAGAATAATGATGATTTCAAACATATGAACACCCCTTAAATATGAGACTAGCTAGTTTTATTATAGGATATAATGTTTGGTTTTCCCACAATTACTTTTATAAAAAACGGCATCCCTTAAGAAAGGGTGCCGCTTCTTTTTTTCTCATTTCTCTTTATGAATGGCATCCACCAATTCCAGTCTCCAAGCAGTTTCATTAGCGACGGAACGAAGACCATCCTCACAATCGTTGCATCAATAAATATGGCGAGAGCAATTGCGATACCAATCTGTTTAACTGGCATGACATTAGTAAAAGCAAATGATCCTGTGATGACAATCATGATTGCTGCAGCAGATGTAATGATCTTAGATGTGGAAGTTAATCCGAGCAGGGTAGCACGATCATTATCTCCTGTCTCTTCGTAGATCTCTTGTATTCTAGAGATCAGAAACACCTCGTAATCCATACTGAGTCCAAAAACGATTCCGAAAGTGAAGACGGGTATCATCAATCCAATATCAACAGGTTCCATAATGACACCGCTTTGGAAGATCCAAACAAGGATGCCGAAAGTAGCGGATAAGCTTAGCATGTTCATAAAGATTGCTTTAACCGGAATGAAAACAGATCGAAATGCAATCATAAGAATGAAAAGTGTTGTAATAAGAACGATAGCTAAGCCGTAAGGAGCTTTTTCTATGATCTCATCAAAAATCTCTTGATTAAACTTCGTAACCCCACCGATTGTGATGGATAGTCCTTCATGTTCTTTCTCCCATTTTTTTACGAACTGTTTGGCATCATCACCCGTCACATCAACTGATAGATAAGCTTTAATCACAGCAGTATCGTCATTAATAAAAGGTTTCAGAACAGGTGAGAACTGCTGTTTCCCTTGATCGGTTTGGAGTGCTTGAAAAAGTTCTGATCCGTTTAATTGATTTGTGTACGTAAAAATAGATTCCGTTTTATTTACTTCTTTTTCATTTTGAAGATCTTTTATTAGTTTTTCGAGAGCTAAGAGTGAATCTTCGTCTTTAAGAAATGATTTCTCGGATTCAGCCACTAATGTTACAGGATATAACTCATCTTCGCCGAACGTTTTTTCAAATTTCTCAAATGCGAGTCTCGATTCGTAATCGGGTGGCAGTGCGTCGGCTTCTGGTATGGAAAGCTTCATGTCTTTTACAGGTGTAACAGATAAGCCTAGAGCAAGAGCGGCAACTACAGCCATGATTATAGGTCGTTTCATAACAAAAGCTGCAAAGGTGTGCCAAACGGATTTACTGTTCTCTTTCGTCTTAAACAATTTTAGAGCGTTCACTCGCTGTCCTAAAATTGCTAACATGGCCGGTAAGAACGTAATGGCATTCAGAACGGAGAGGACTACAACGACCATGCCGCCGATCGCAACCGTTTTAAAGATGTCAATATCGATCAACAACATGCCAGATAGTCCTAAGAACACACATAAACCTGAGAAGGCGATAGATCGGCCAGCCGTTTGTACAGATAGTATTGTAGCTTTTTCAATACCGCGATGAAGCTCTTCCCGAAAGCGGTTTACTAGGAGCAGCGCGAAGTCTATTCCTAAAGCTAGACCGATCATTGGAACAACATTGAGTAAGAAGATGCTCACATTTGTTGTTTGTCCGTAAAAATAAAGAAGGCCAAGTGAACTCGCAACCGAGATTAAACCGACAATGATCGGTAAACCGGCCGCGATCAAACCGCCGAACGCGAGCAGAAGAATGATTAAAGCAGCAGGTATACCGATCGCTTCTGCTCTGGCCAGATCATTTTGACTGGCAGTATTCATATCTTCCGCGATTACGGGTCCACCTGTTAATGAAACTGAGATTTCATTGTCTTCTGGCATCCGATCTCTTATTTGATCAATAGAGGTTTTTAAATCACCAAAACTTTTGTCAAACTGAACAGAGGCAAAAGAAACGTTCTCTTTTATGGATTTGTCTGGAACATCGTAGGGACTTTGAATAGCGACAACGTCTTTGACGCCGTCCATTTTATCAATCGTGCTCATCACGAATTCCTTATACTCAGCATCTTCTGGAGCGTATTTTTCAGAATCAAAAACAAGCATCACGGAGGATTTTGGCTGATTGAACTTATCCTGAAGAGTGTTTTCTACTTTTGCAAAAGATCCATCCATTTCAAACCCGCTGCCGCTTAAAATGGATGGAAGCTTAACAGCAAAAAAGCCTAAGAGAATGGTAGTTAGAACCCAAAATGTTATAATAAGCTTACGAAAACGATAAGTAAACTTTCCTAAGGTTTGAAACGATAAACCCTTTCTCATGATTAGAGCCTCCTCATACTTCTATCTTCCAATATTTTAGGTTTGTTCTATAAGATATGCAAATGATACGTAACCCTACATGCAAGTTTATAGGAGGCTAAGCATGGATACGAAACTTACATAAAAAAATAGATAGGTGAAAACAATGATCATTACAACAGCTGGAAAGAACGCAACACGATTAAGAAATAAAGCGAAAGAAGTTGCCATTTCAATTGACGGGACGTATGTGGATAGAGATAGTCTATCTATTTCTTCAATGATAAGTAAATATAAGGACCATGTTCTTATGATCGGAGTGGACAAAATATCGTTTCACCCAAAAGACAACAGCACACCGTTCTTTTTTCATCCGAATTCTTCGATGTTTCGCGTTAAACAGATTCTTCGAGGAGAAAAAGATGCTTTTATAGAAGCGACTCAGCTCCAAGAGGGAATGAAGATCTTAGACTGTACATTAGGTCTAGCCTCTGACGCGATCGTTGCTAGTTTGGTAGCAGGGAATTCAGGAGCTGTAGTTGGAGTAGAGAGCAGCAGAGCTATTTCATTTGTCGTGAAGAGCGGTCTTCAAGTGTGGGATTCTAACTCCTTAGAAATGAATGAAGCAATGAGAAGAATTGAAGTGGTCTATGAAAATCATTATGAATTTCTAAAGAAACAGCCCGATAACAGTTTTGATGTGGTTTATTTTGATCCGATGTTTGAATCAACGATTTCATCTCCTGGTATTCAAGGGTTAAAGAGCAGTGCTGATTATAGTGAACTAACTGAAGCATCTATTAAAGAAGCAAAAAGAGTAGCTTCCGAACGAGTTGTATTGAAAGACAACAAAACAAGTACGAAGTTTAATGACTTAGGGTTTTCCGTCATAAAACGAAATGCCAGTTTTTTATATGGTGTGATCGAATTATAGAGAGATTATGCAACGAAAAAAATCGGATGAGGTGGAACATGATTGATCTTAGAAGTGATACGCTAACGCAACCTACTAAAGAAATGAGAGATGCCATCTATAGTGCTACTGTTGGTGATGATGTTTATGGAGAGGATCCAACAATAAATAAGCTTGAGAAGCTGGCTGCTGAGATAACTGGAAAAGAAGCAGCTTTGTTTGTAACAAGCGGAACGCAAGGAAATCAATTGGCAGTGCTGGCTCAATGTTCACCTGGAGATGAGATCATCGTTGAATCAGAGTCACATATCTTCTTTTACGAAGGAGCCGCTATCTCTGCATTAGCAGGTGTTCAGCCAAGAGTCATAGCAGGCGCGCGAGGAGAGATGGAT contains:
- a CDS encoding solute symporter family protein, with product MNGTAFSLFLGIVALTLVITYFASKKTKTTSDFYTADGGLTGMQNGLAIAGDYMSAASFLGIAGTIALSGFDGFFYSIGFLVAYLVVLFLVAEPLRNLGKYTMADMIAARFNDKKVRGVAALNTMAISTFYMVAQLVGAGALIKLLLGIEYIYSVLIVGVLMTVYVVFGGMTATSWVQIVKAILLMLGTFIISVMVFAKFGFSFTEMFNQVKNATPLGESFLNPGNKFKDPLDTISLNLALVLGTAGLPHILIRFFTVKDAPTARKSVVYATWLIGAFYIMTIFLGFGAAAFVGQDQIVAANAAGNMAAPLLAEVLGGEFLFAFVSAVAFATILAVVAGLVLSAASAFAHDFYTHIIRKGHASEKEQMKAAKWASVGVAIVSIILALFAQKLNVAFLVSLAFAVAASANLPIILLTIFWKRFNTAGAVTGMLVGLISSLVLVMISPSVWSPVEGAAILTGEAIFPLANPGIVSIPLGFLGAIIGTMLSKPSDVDKFNEILVKANTGSGLRKGA
- a CDS encoding NAD(P)H-binding protein gives rise to the protein MNKKTVIVAGSSGLVGKEVVKQLLIDPLCKEIILLVRKSSGIKHEKIKEVIFDFTSSDYSIELAEADVMFICIGTTMNKVKSKKAFEEVDLHIPIKLGKLAHKLNIQHVSVISAMGAHAKSTFFYNRVKGSMESQLISMDIPSLTIVRPSLLLGDREEFRFGERFAEKLYKALPFIYPSKYEPVESSSVARVMIQEAFNTRNETVKIIENKKIHEISRNILKS
- a CDS encoding SDR family oxidoreductase; the encoded protein is MNHTYFITGYPGFIASKLVSALQIKYPSSTFYLLILKHEREIAERKLGPHLKNVHLIEGDITKHDLGLASNMVEDLYERVTHCVHLAALYDLTVAYEPAYLCNVIGTKNALDFVRKCKKLKRFCYFSTAYVSGDEKGMIMENDICMPSQFRNYYEQTKHEAEILVRDMMNELPITIIRPGIIVGDSKTGETLKFDGPYFMMQFIKRLAKFPIPYIGRTTSKIHLVPVDFIIDASLFLMHNSVGKSKTYHVLSPDSPSIEEAYTLLCQELSGKKPSWTLNRRIAERCLSISYVSKWLGVPLETLSYFSHDAIYDTSQLINDLVESGITCRPFEEYVGSMVQYYKSNAHDKNLIRY
- a CDS encoding DUF485 domain-containing protein, producing MLPKKQQNFEHSSYSEVVNTNQFQQLMAEKKRFILPMTVFFLLFYFSLPILTAYTDVLNRKAVGDITWAWIFAFAQFIMTWALCMIYTKRAKRFDELAEKVVADMDKEASS
- a CDS encoding BrxA/BrxB family bacilliredoxin; amino-acid sequence: MNAYEEYMKQMAQPMRDELTRAGFEELKTPEEVNYFMQETEGTALVVINSVCGCAAGLARPVAVASLNHTVKPDQFVTVFAGQDKEATAQMREFFGEIPPSSPSMAVLKNGKVVHFIHRHNIENHAPEEILENLLGAYDEHC
- the plsY gene encoding glycerol-3-phosphate 1-O-acyltransferase PlsY; this translates as MFEIIIILLLSYLLGSIPFALLVGKIGYGIDIREHGSGNLGGTNTFRTLGKKAGFIVSAADVLKGTLAASLPILLDVDLHPLIAGVPAVIGHCYPVFAKFKGGKAVATSGGVLLFAQPLLFVLVLFTFFLTLYISKYVSLSSIMAGVGSVVLSFFIAGDWLTTYILIGFTLFLVYRHRQNIVRIAKKTEPKVKWI
- a CDS encoding amino acid permease, giving the protein MTLKKNLGFWVLTALVVGNMVGSGIFMLPRSLAEVASPSGVLTAWLITGFGVLMTALVFGNLSLRKPELNGGPQNYAKALFKEDSQSSLLAGYLVSWGYWVANWSGNVAIITTFASYLSTFFPVMTNGKILFTVMGTSVKVGGVITFIICSILLWSVHFLILNGIEGAGKVNFIATLAKVLGFLLFILACLFAFQSSNLVPFYEPIESEGGVTSGFLSQINNAAIATLWAFVGVESAVVFATRAKKKSDVKKATILGLVIALALYLSITLLVMGTLQQEELINSQKPLVDSLMAAIGPSGSMIMAVLGVVSLLGATVGWVLLSAEVPFQAAQQRMFIANFLKENKKGAPVFSLWITNLCTQLFLFSVISQSMASAFDFMIFIATLAFLVPYLFASLYQLKLVMRGETYEKSGRNRTSDGIIAAIAAIYSFWVIYAGTADLKTFMFGIALLASGILFYPFVPKQTESIKKPAE
- a CDS encoding CvfB family protein, which encodes METKKPGLVYTLKVVRVSDLGYVLDLEDGKEVLLHRAEAKSKHEEGNMVEVFLYQDHEGRLAATETIPKVRLDTLAWLEVAGVNRKLGVFLHIGIKKDILLSKDDLPESWDEWPHLGDRVYSGMKLDKKGRIFADLATEEEMVEQAQAATEEMFNQQTSGYVYKINEAGVLLFTESEHIGFIHNDELKVKPRLGQKLGARVAFVREDGRMNLSMRARKEIAYNEDSERIYQYLRENKGQMPLTDKSSPEEIKETFQMSKAAFKRALGKLMKEEKIIQEDGKTYLQI
- a CDS encoding MgtC/SapB family protein, which codes for MSLVLVKLGMSAFFGLIIGIERELKNKPVGLKTSLVISISSCLLTIVSIESARQFSLLSGQTVMDPMRLAAQIVSGIGFLGAGVILRRSNDVISGLTTAAMIWGASGLGIAAGAGFYKEAAAGAFLILISVELIPLIMKWIGPKALRQIDIKLKLVVNPDTIMSDVMKEINELKVKIVNVRIKDLENDYKKMEMAASIYEKRYTTDLYDDVKKIDGIRSVEIETLG